From a region of the Methanobacterium formicicum DSM 3637 genome:
- a CDS encoding class E sortase: MKLSTFFIIAGMVIISLYALVEVNYYSATQTINQQPGDTPYIIIPKIGVDEAINNKSVDYGIYHEPQSSKPGSGTVVLFGHRTLHGSPFLKLDQLQPGDNVTLEWPGIGYVEYIIENSTIVPADYRLSVEQGNVLFLITCYPLGSTKERLMIEAKQGNIYPIKTSRIPSQQQHYAIIIILLFMIGGTVLSYFYPVKEDRIILFILTVALTFFLMLGYFFPIPPETLESNMSRISDFLSLGF; the protein is encoded by the coding sequence ATGAAACTATCCACTTTTTTTATTATAGCCGGAATGGTCATAATTTCCCTGTATGCCCTGGTAGAGGTTAATTACTATTCTGCCACCCAAACCATTAACCAGCAACCTGGAGACACTCCTTACATTATAATTCCTAAAATTGGTGTTGATGAAGCCATTAACAACAAATCAGTGGATTATGGAATTTATCACGAACCTCAATCTTCTAAACCGGGTAGTGGTACTGTGGTTCTATTTGGACACCGCACGCTACATGGATCTCCCTTCCTGAAACTGGACCAGCTACAACCCGGTGATAACGTAACTCTGGAATGGCCGGGAATAGGTTATGTTGAATACATCATTGAAAACAGCACCATAGTACCCGCGGATTACCGGTTGTCAGTTGAACAGGGTAACGTGCTGTTTCTAATAACCTGTTATCCGTTGGGATCAACCAAGGAAAGGTTGATGATCGAGGCTAAACAGGGGAACATCTATCCCATCAAAACTTCCAGAATCCCCAGTCAACAGCAACACTATGCAATTATCATAATCCTGCTATTTATGATAGGAGGCACTGTTTTAAGTTATTTTTACCCGGTTAAAGAGGACAGGATCATACTGTTCATACTGACGGTTGCTTTAACCTTCTTCCTGATGTTGGGATACTTTTTCCCTATTCCCCCGGAAACATTGGAGTCAAACATGTCCCGTATCAGTGATTTTTTGAGTTTAGGATTCTAA
- a CDS encoding archaetidylserine decarboxylase: MFVKGTLKKAGILLTLAVLPFLFGYVIISFIMFSMIAFLMQFFRDPNREIPSNGGLIVAPADGRVLKGKIDRVKTVHYEDPLMEYILSPGGKGILISTFMSPFDVHVNRAPISGTIVKTQHYSGKFKIAMRNVLTENEKNLIVIDSEYGKVGVIQIAGFVARRIVQYVEVGDQVKTGDRLGMIRFGSRVDLIIPYENTELMVTEGKKPTAGETIIAQMHKKS, encoded by the coding sequence ATGTTCGTCAAAGGAACTTTAAAAAAAGCAGGCATACTACTAACCCTTGCGGTTTTACCCTTTCTTTTTGGCTACGTTATTATAAGTTTTATAATGTTCTCAATGATAGCCTTCTTGATGCAGTTTTTCAGGGATCCTAACCGGGAAATACCCTCTAATGGGGGGCTAATTGTCGCTCCGGCAGATGGTAGGGTATTAAAGGGAAAAATCGATCGTGTAAAAACAGTTCACTATGAAGATCCACTAATGGAGTATATATTAAGTCCTGGAGGGAAGGGTATTCTGATAAGTACATTTATGTCACCCTTTGATGTTCATGTGAACAGGGCTCCCATCTCTGGAACGATTGTGAAGACCCAACATTACTCTGGTAAATTTAAAATTGCCATGCGAAATGTACTTACTGAAAATGAAAAGAATTTAATAGTTATAGATTCAGAGTATGGAAAAGTGGGTGTCATACAGATAGCTGGTTTCGTGGCCAGGCGTATAGTTCAGTACGTGGAAGTAGGTGACCAGGTGAAAACAGGGGACCGTTTGGGAATGATAAGATTCGGTTCCAGAGTTGATCTAATTATTCCCTATGAAAACACTGAACTGATGGTTACTGAAGGTAAAAAACCAACTGCAGGGGAGACTATAATTGCTCAGATGCATAAAAAAAGTTGA
- a CDS encoding IMP cyclohydrolase, translating to MYLGRILAVGSNKTGNFVAYRVSSRSFPNRMTSTFPERVAVVPKEGFEKDVFVSPYIAYNCIRLVDDVAVVSNGSHTDVIAEKIASGMNIRDSLALSLMTMDYEKDDFNTPRIAGATTLDGDSYIGIVTHEKVQVEKVPKGESSYIATYEHIQPNKVEFSAGNVSEAAQFIMDGGKFAEFTNPVTSAAAFGKNSWELDSI from the coding sequence ATGTATCTAGGAAGAATATTGGCAGTTGGAAGTAACAAAACAGGTAACTTTGTGGCGTATAGGGTGTCCAGCCGTTCATTTCCCAACAGGATGACCAGCACGTTCCCTGAAAGGGTGGCTGTGGTTCCAAAAGAAGGATTTGAAAAGGATGTTTTTGTCAGTCCCTACATAGCCTACAATTGTATCCGTCTGGTGGATGATGTGGCAGTGGTTTCCAATGGTTCCCATACCGATGTTATTGCTGAAAAAATAGCATCAGGTATGAATATCCGGGATTCTCTGGCTCTTTCACTCATGACCATGGACTACGAAAAAGATGACTTTAACACTCCCCGGATTGCAGGGGCTACCACTTTAGATGGGGACTCATACATTGGCATTGTTACCCATGAAAAGGTCCAGGTGGAAAAGGTTCCTAAGGGTGAATCCAGTTACATTGCTACTTATGAACATATCCAACCCAATAAAGTGGAATTTAGTGCAGGTAACGTCTCAGAAGCTGCTCAATTCATAATGGATGGAGGCAAATTCGCAGAATTCACCAATCCAGTAACTTCTGCCGCTGCATTCGGTAAAAACAGTTGGGAATTAGATTCCATCTAA
- the rnhB gene encoding ribonuclease HII, with translation MKILGIDEAGRGSVLGPLVVCGVAVEEDRVKYLERLGLKDSKKISPKRRLSLSRKIERIAECHTVNITALDIDTLRSRDVNLNEIEKIAINQIIGNSNPSTCFIDSMDVKPERLASELESMHSQLNVVSEHKADDHYPIVSAASIVAKVERDRAIQNIRKTYPDVGSGYPSDPKTIEFLKTLSQETPNELPEFIRRSWATVERILK, from the coding sequence ATGAAAATATTAGGAATAGATGAAGCAGGCCGAGGATCTGTTTTAGGGCCCCTGGTTGTTTGCGGTGTTGCAGTGGAAGAAGATCGAGTGAAATATCTTGAAAGACTCGGTTTAAAGGATTCCAAGAAGATTTCACCCAAAAGGAGATTATCTTTATCCAGAAAGATAGAAAGAATCGCAGAATGTCATACTGTAAACATCACTGCTCTGGATATAGACACACTACGATCACGGGATGTTAACCTGAATGAGATTGAAAAAATCGCCATTAATCAGATCATTGGTAATTCTAACCCATCCACTTGTTTCATTGATTCCATGGATGTTAAACCGGAAAGGTTGGCCAGTGAACTGGAAAGCATGCACTCACAACTCAATGTGGTGTCTGAACATAAGGCAGATGACCATTACCCCATTGTCTCTGCAGCATCCATTGTAGCCAAGGTGGAACGTGACCGGGCCATACAAAATATTCGAAAAACATACCCCGATGTAGGATCTGGTTATCCCAGTGATCCCAAGACCATTGAATTCTTAAAAACACTCAGCCAGGAGACACCGAATGAGTTACCAGAATTCATACGCAGGTCATGGGCTACAGTTGAAAGAATATTAAAATAA
- a CDS encoding DUF515 domain-containing protein, whose translation MLDKILGKKDKDKKDVPDLRKDGKQDDSDIGGRLKGMVSKATEKSKEKINNNGKGDNGKLSSGDKKPRPMPKPRPKPRPTPRDKPALKPPLKKQPQKKGRFGAIGGAAGLGGGSDDDQRTLVGAAVFGIILIILVGAGYYFLVFAPYQDAMTAAKQTKITEVNTYFKGALATDYNKTLLLAQIDAGTTPEMVLAVDVIGPATQSWRDYQNQQITTKQDPYGRVMITYAAGGQKNLIVKVVDAQKIVNEADAAVLSNMEIKTPDTVAVPIIITRLQAAGGLINVGDSVDVYLTTTNSSATTPTGNNTTTATTSTATTSSPTISGATVLAILRAKDSGTVTANLQQSQEIAVNTLTMTNSRTQTANTDVEELLKAAASNTWNEAQVTSLLNAYGWRLSDFERASNLGELDVRYMVVLEVPRENALFLMQNSQSLQLTVPTQNAPEWMITELKKIYGTA comes from the coding sequence ATGTTAGATAAGATCTTAGGAAAAAAGGATAAAGATAAAAAAGATGTTCCTGATCTTCGAAAAGACGGGAAACAAGATGACTCGGACATCGGGGGACGTCTTAAAGGAATGGTGTCCAAGGCCACTGAAAAATCTAAGGAAAAAATAAATAACAATGGCAAGGGGGATAATGGAAAACTATCTTCTGGTGATAAAAAGCCCCGGCCAATGCCAAAACCCCGTCCTAAACCTCGTCCCACACCCCGAGACAAACCAGCTTTAAAACCACCATTAAAGAAACAACCTCAGAAGAAAGGACGTTTCGGTGCTATTGGTGGTGCAGCAGGATTGGGTGGTGGTTCTGATGATGATCAAAGAACCCTGGTTGGTGCGGCTGTATTTGGAATTATACTTATTATATTAGTTGGTGCTGGTTACTACTTTTTGGTCTTCGCACCCTACCAGGATGCCATGACCGCAGCCAAGCAAACCAAGATTACAGAGGTAAACACCTACTTTAAAGGTGCACTTGCAACGGATTACAATAAAACATTGCTTCTTGCACAGATTGATGCAGGAACAACGCCAGAAATGGTTTTGGCGGTGGATGTAATAGGTCCAGCCACTCAAAGCTGGCGTGACTATCAAAATCAACAGATAACAACTAAACAGGATCCTTACGGAAGGGTAATGATCACATATGCTGCCGGTGGGCAGAAGAACCTGATAGTGAAAGTTGTAGATGCTCAGAAGATTGTTAACGAGGCAGATGCAGCGGTACTATCTAACATGGAAATTAAAACTCCGGACACTGTAGCGGTTCCCATAATAATCACCCGACTTCAAGCTGCGGGTGGTCTGATTAATGTGGGTGACAGTGTGGATGTTTACCTGACCACTACCAATTCATCTGCAACAACCCCAACTGGTAATAACACAACTACTGCAACAACTTCTACTGCAACAACTTCATCGCCAACCATTAGTGGAGCTACTGTTCTGGCGATTTTAAGGGCAAAAGACAGTGGAACAGTGACTGCTAACTTGCAACAATCTCAGGAAATTGCAGTTAACACTCTGACCATGACCAACAGTAGAACTCAAACTGCAAATACAGATGTTGAAGAACTCCTCAAGGCTGCAGCATCCAACACCTGGAACGAGGCGCAAGTCACCAGTTTACTCAATGCTTATGGTTGGAGATTGTCTGACTTTGAACGGGCTTCCAATTTGGGAGAACTGGATGTAAGGTACATGGTGGTGCTGGAAGTACCCCGTGAAAATGCCCTGTTCCTGATGCAGAACAGTCAGAGCTTACAACTCACAGTTCCAACTCAGAATGCTCCGGAATGGATGATAACTGAGTTGAAAAAGATATACGGGACCGCATAG
- a CDS encoding 2-oxoacid:acceptor oxidoreductase subunit alpha — MKTEDYFIQGNEACARGGIKAGCRFFAGYPITPSTEIAEDMAVFLPREGGTFVQMEDEISALGAVIGGVWAGVKAMTATSGPGFSLMQEHIGYAVMTETPLVIVNMQRGSPSTGQPTMASQSDMMQARWGSHGDYEIIALSPSSVQECFDFTVEAFNLAEKYRVPVMVMSDEIVGHMREKISIPETVKITARKMPTQEPGEFLPYHAEPDGVSPMPAFGDGYKMHITGLTHDERGYPDTSSPQAHSKLVKRLCDKILHHTNDIARIQTEDVDDAEVVVISYGAPSRSALKAVRTAREQGLKAGFIKMDVVWPFPEKMIQEAVEGAQRVIVVEMNLGQIFYEIQRILPGVKTELAPKIGGEMHLPEEILEKIKGK, encoded by the coding sequence ATGAAAACTGAGGATTATTTTATACAGGGCAATGAAGCCTGTGCCAGAGGGGGAATTAAAGCGGGCTGTCGTTTTTTTGCTGGCTACCCCATAACTCCATCTACAGAAATCGCAGAAGACATGGCAGTATTCTTACCCCGTGAGGGAGGAACATTCGTCCAGATGGAGGATGAAATATCTGCCCTGGGTGCAGTTATAGGTGGGGTGTGGGCTGGTGTGAAGGCCATGACCGCTACTTCAGGGCCAGGATTCTCCCTGATGCAGGAACACATTGGATACGCGGTAATGACTGAAACTCCCCTGGTGATAGTGAATATGCAGCGAGGATCTCCATCCACAGGACAGCCCACCATGGCCAGTCAGAGTGATATGATGCAGGCCCGCTGGGGATCCCACGGAGACTACGAAATCATAGCATTATCCCCATCATCAGTACAGGAATGTTTTGATTTCACAGTAGAAGCATTTAACCTGGCTGAAAAGTACCGTGTCCCGGTGATGGTCATGAGTGATGAGATAGTGGGCCATATGAGGGAGAAGATCAGCATCCCGGAAACAGTTAAAATTACTGCCCGGAAGATGCCCACCCAGGAACCTGGAGAATTCTTACCATACCATGCAGAGCCTGATGGAGTCAGTCCCATGCCTGCCTTTGGTGATGGATATAAAATGCATATCACTGGACTCACCCATGACGAGCGGGGATACCCTGATACTTCCAGTCCACAAGCACACTCCAAACTGGTTAAACGTTTATGTGACAAGATCCTGCATCATACCAATGATATAGCACGGATACAAACCGAAGATGTGGATGATGCAGAGGTAGTTGTGATCTCCTACGGTGCACCCTCAAGATCAGCTCTCAAAGCAGTTAGAACAGCTAGGGAACAGGGGTTAAAGGCAGGATTTATTAAAATGGATGTTGTATGGCCATTCCCTGAGAAAATGATCCAGGAAGCTGTTGAGGGAGCTCAGCGGGTAATTGTAGTGGAAATGAACCTTGGACAGATATTTTATGAAATTCAAAGGATCCTTCCCGGAGTAAAGACAGAACTAGCACCCAAGATCGGTGGTGAGATGCACCTGCCAGAAGAGATCCTGGAAAAAATCAAGGGTAAATGA
- a CDS encoding 2-oxoacid:ferredoxin oxidoreductase subunit beta: protein MDQNRENRFMKYLRKDRLPHIFCAGCGNGIIMNTFFNGMEMANVDFEKVIMVSGIGCSSRVPGYVKCDSLHTTHGRPISFATGVKLANPESEVVVFTGDGDAAAIGGNHLIHGARRNINLTVICINNSIYGMTGGQISPTSPKGSYGSTAPYGAVERPFNLSRMVKAAGATYVARWTTAQPVQLSNAIKKGIQNNGFSFIEVISQCPTYFGRKNKMRSPVEMMKWMKEASIVKKRADKLSEEELEGKIIVGEFQNKEEAEFSDKICQLMEAKCTTGKPSSIRSAYQGD from the coding sequence ATGGACCAAAACAGGGAAAACCGTTTTATGAAATACTTAAGGAAGGATAGACTTCCCCACATATTCTGCGCAGGATGCGGAAATGGAATTATCATGAACACATTCTTCAACGGTATGGAAATGGCAAATGTGGACTTTGAAAAGGTGATAATGGTATCAGGGATTGGATGTTCCTCCCGAGTGCCGGGCTACGTTAAATGTGACTCACTTCACACCACCCACGGCCGACCCATATCATTTGCCACTGGTGTCAAGCTGGCCAACCCAGAAAGCGAAGTTGTAGTGTTTACAGGTGATGGAGACGCAGCAGCTATAGGTGGCAACCACCTAATCCACGGAGCACGCCGTAACATCAACCTCACAGTCATATGTATCAACAACAGTATCTACGGGATGACCGGTGGACAGATCAGTCCCACCAGTCCCAAGGGAAGTTACGGGTCAACAGCACCGTACGGGGCAGTTGAAAGGCCGTTCAACCTTTCCAGGATGGTTAAAGCTGCAGGTGCAACCTATGTGGCCCGCTGGACCACTGCTCAGCCAGTGCAATTATCCAACGCCATTAAAAAAGGGATTCAGAATAATGGATTTTCATTCATAGAAGTGATTTCCCAGTGTCCAACTTACTTCGGTCGTAAAAACAAGATGCGATCCCCAGTGGAGATGATGAAATGGATGAAAGAGGCGAGTATTGTTAAGAAAAGGGCAGACAAGCTTTCTGAGGAGGAACTGGAAGGAAAGATCATAGTGGGGGAATTCCAAAACAAGGAAGAAGCTGAATTCTCAGACAAGATCTGTCAGCTGATGGAAGCCAAATGCACAACTGGAAAACCATCCTCAATCAGATCAGCATATCAGGGGGATTAA
- a CDS encoding biopolymer transporter ExbD has product MTIDTSSYRRKMRSKQARVNLVPLIDVIFTILIFLMVTSSFQVAADSSAGKPQVSQSSGSSEYYLFPVTGLKTVTVNGVDMSKDIRNSAIAIHTQVIDEGEIIIKPKEGSIIITTPAGMSPDKAVNIPST; this is encoded by the coding sequence ATGACTATAGATACCAGTAGTTACCGTAGGAAAATGCGTAGCAAACAGGCCAGGGTTAATCTGGTTCCCCTCATTGATGTTATTTTTACTATTCTCATATTTCTCATGGTTACCAGTAGTTTCCAGGTTGCAGCTGATTCCAGTGCAGGTAAACCACAGGTAAGTCAAAGCAGTGGAAGCTCAGAATACTACCTTTTCCCAGTGACTGGTCTTAAAACTGTCACCGTCAATGGAGTGGATATGTCCAAAGACATTCGTAACAGTGCCATTGCAATCCACACTCAAGTAATTGATGAAGGAGAAATCATTATCAAACCCAAGGAAGGATCCATCATCATCACTACACCTGCAGGGATGAGTCCAGATAAGGCCGTTAATATTCCCTCAACTTGA
- a CDS encoding MotA/TolQ/ExbB proton channel family protein: MIYEFFAGSFATIMEMFKSGGVITYIITLIGIYGIYSSVEKIYYLRKISLVGLPQIMGDVNKAMERGGSLEALRSIGRYQNPISKIVAEALKIGFRNNREVEDAMERVFIVEMSRMTKGLDTIRTIIEIAPLLGLIGTVLGMWYTFKAMGVNASPTGMAEGIYVALITTIAGLAVAIIILPLYTHINSKIEHELDKIEIAKKMTNWRTAEMRIKVDSDIENAITALKESDGILEVKELHQDKEANIWISLNPHMLEKSIGNIIKEKCNTEARIVESKLKQ, from the coding sequence ATGATCTACGAATTTTTCGCAGGCTCCTTTGCCACCATAATGGAGATGTTCAAAAGTGGAGGAGTCATCACCTATATCATTACCCTAATCGGAATTTATGGAATATATTCTTCTGTAGAGAAAATATATTACCTGCGCAAGATATCCTTGGTAGGATTACCCCAGATCATGGGAGACGTTAACAAAGCCATGGAAAGAGGTGGTTCTCTGGAAGCATTACGTTCCATAGGACGTTACCAGAATCCTATTTCTAAAATAGTTGCAGAAGCCCTTAAAATCGGTTTTCGTAACAACAGAGAAGTTGAAGATGCCATGGAAAGGGTGTTCATTGTGGAAATGAGCCGTATGACCAAAGGACTGGATACCATACGAACCATTATTGAAATAGCACCCCTTTTAGGATTGATTGGAACTGTTCTGGGAATGTGGTACACATTCAAAGCAATGGGAGTAAATGCCAGCCCGACTGGTATGGCTGAGGGTATTTACGTGGCACTTATTACCACCATTGCCGGTTTGGCCGTGGCCATAATTATCCTCCCCCTATACACTCATATTAACAGTAAAATAGAGCATGAACTGGATAAAATAGAAATCGCCAAAAAAATGACCAACTGGCGAACTGCAGAGATGCGCATAAAAGTGGATTCAGATATTGAAAATGCAATTACTGCCTTAAAAGAATCTGATGGTATTTTAGAAGTGAAGGAACTTCATCAGGATAAAGAAGCTAACATCTGGATTTCACTGAATCCCCACATGCTGGAAAAAAGTATCGGCAACATAATTAAAGAGAAATGCAATACTGAAGCCAGGATTGTGGAAAGTAAGCTAAAACAGTGA
- a CDS encoding rod shape-determining protein, with protein MFGLGKKEEVEDDKKQALSNTLGIDLGTLNTVVARPSGDKFDLFKIPSVVAVKKEDPGYVLAVGEEAKAMLGRTPEDIIAVRPLRQGVIESIAQAESLLLYSMDLGSGDDTASIDRIVVGIPGDASEVEKKAVEDIGKKAGANYVLVISEGLAAAIGAGLPIAEASGTMVIDIGAGSSDVVVISLGGITDIETIRSGGDDIDSNIVEKVKEIYNVEIGIHEAEKAKIEVGMVHSETDGENGKTVVIGKSMATNKPEKVEIDSHLVADAAEPIIVRLVDALAKVLERMSPELISGVYNKTVVVGGTSQLKGLKERIYEEVGVPVEISDDPMTVVAKGTAIVAAEPRALEPEVRLKAMK; from the coding sequence ATGTTCGGTTTAGGTAAGAAAGAGGAAGTAGAAGATGACAAGAAACAAGCCTTGTCCAATACTTTGGGCATAGACTTAGGGACTCTTAACACAGTGGTGGCTAGACCATCCGGAGATAAATTTGATTTATTCAAAATACCCTCAGTAGTGGCTGTAAAAAAAGAAGACCCTGGTTACGTACTGGCAGTTGGTGAAGAAGCCAAAGCCATGCTTGGAAGAACCCCAGAGGATATAATTGCAGTAAGACCACTCAGGCAGGGAGTTATTGAAAGCATTGCTCAGGCAGAATCACTACTACTGTATTCCATGGATTTAGGTTCCGGTGATGACACCGCAAGTATCGACCGAATTGTTGTTGGTATTCCTGGAGACGCTTCTGAAGTGGAGAAAAAAGCTGTAGAAGACATTGGAAAAAAAGCTGGAGCCAATTATGTTCTGGTGATAAGTGAAGGACTGGCAGCAGCAATAGGCGCAGGTCTTCCAATTGCAGAAGCCTCTGGTACCATGGTGATCGATATAGGTGCTGGATCCAGTGATGTGGTAGTAATTTCCCTTGGTGGAATAACCGATATTGAAACCATACGCAGCGGTGGAGACGATATAGACTCCAACATCGTTGAAAAAGTGAAAGAAATCTACAATGTAGAAATAGGTATCCACGAAGCTGAAAAAGCCAAAATAGAAGTGGGAATGGTTCACTCCGAAACTGATGGAGAAAATGGTAAAACCGTGGTTATTGGTAAATCCATGGCAACCAACAAACCAGAAAAAGTGGAAATAGATTCCCACCTGGTGGCAGATGCTGCTGAACCAATCATTGTTAGACTGGTAGATGCCCTGGCAAAAGTCCTAGAAAGAATGTCACCCGAACTCATTTCCGGTGTTTACAACAAAACCGTAGTAGTAGGTGGAACTTCCCAGCTTAAAGGACTTAAAGAACGTATCTATGAGGAAGTAGGTGTTCCCGTGGAGATCTCAGATGATCCAATGACTGTGGTTGCCAAAGGAACCGCAATTGTGGCTGCTGAACCACGTGCACTGGAACCAGAAGTACGTCTTAAAGCCATGAAATAA
- a CDS encoding 2-oxoacid:ferredoxin oxidoreductase subunit gamma yields MRKEIRIAGFGGQGVILAGIVIGKAAALYDGLHAVQTQSYGPEARGGASRTELVISDEEIDYPKVHHPDIFVAMSHEALIAYLDGLKQGGILIIDPDMVMEDKIRSFVEEHDIKVYHAPATRTADEKVGLRIVANIVMIGAIIGFTKVISEEAARNAIVASVPPGTEEKNLSAFEAGMELSTQEA; encoded by the coding sequence TTGCGTAAAGAAATAAGAATAGCCGGATTTGGTGGTCAGGGAGTCATACTGGCAGGAATTGTCATAGGTAAGGCTGCAGCGTTATACGATGGATTACATGCAGTTCAAACCCAGTCTTATGGTCCTGAAGCACGAGGAGGTGCTTCCAGGACAGAATTGGTCATCAGTGATGAAGAAATTGACTATCCTAAAGTGCACCATCCTGACATATTTGTAGCCATGTCCCATGAAGCATTAATTGCTTACTTGGACGGCTTGAAACAGGGGGGTATCCTGATAATAGACCCAGACATGGTAATGGAAGATAAGATTCGTTCATTTGTGGAAGAACATGATATTAAAGTTTACCATGCACCAGCCACCCGTACCGCAGATGAGAAGGTGGGCCTACGAATCGTGGCTAACATCGTAATGATTGGTGCTATAATCGGTTTCACCAAGGTTATATCTGAAGAGGCAGCGCGTAACGCTATAGTGGCCAGTGTTCCACCTGGAACTGAGGAAAAAAATCTGTCTGCATTTGAAGCAGGAATGGAACTTTCCACTCAGGAGGCTTAA
- a CDS encoding dihydroneopterin aldolase family protein — MSDEKYFQNITTRERAIFEGAITMGALFHQFVGTPVSMDSAPSLEKAIEESLTLQPCISSVEVRIDREMLEKAENEYEYLSLSGDMLDVKVTSVYQETRVVVRMHYIEELQYPLMYVEEVD; from the coding sequence ATGAGTGACGAGAAATATTTCCAGAATATCACCACCCGTGAGCGGGCCATATTTGAAGGGGCAATTACCATGGGAGCTCTTTTTCATCAGTTTGTAGGGACACCAGTAAGTATGGATAGTGCTCCTTCTCTGGAAAAAGCCATTGAAGAATCCCTAACATTACAACCATGCATCAGTAGTGTTGAAGTGCGAATTGACCGTGAAATGCTCGAAAAAGCAGAGAATGAATATGAGTATCTTTCCCTCTCTGGAGACATGCTGGACGTGAAAGTCACATCAGTGTACCAGGAAACCAGGGTGGTGGTGCGCATGCACTACATTGAAGAACTTCAGTATCCTCTCATGTATGTGGAAGAAGTGGATTAA
- a CDS encoding archaetidylserine synthase — MNIRHYVAAADFVSLANASSGFLAVVMVATGDLILAAKFILLAVIFDSVDGWVARKTNRVDEHGFGTNMDSLSDVISFGVAPGMLLFCACQSYSIPYLNILVALLIVICGILRLSRFNVLADSSDVPGGDKFVGLPIPITALILGSFYLSGMFRMDLALIIMAVIAVLMISTIEYPKFRGMLLMAGGSVLIIGTILPQNISSAIAYLPAKLLFIFTIIYVIIVPLMELYGRLHRSGPHVR, encoded by the coding sequence ATGAATATAAGGCATTACGTGGCTGCTGCTGACTTTGTTTCTTTAGCTAATGCTTCTTCCGGGTTCCTGGCAGTGGTAATGGTAGCCACTGGGGACTTAATACTGGCAGCCAAGTTCATCCTCCTGGCGGTGATCTTTGACTCTGTGGATGGTTGGGTGGCCCGAAAAACTAACCGAGTTGATGAACATGGTTTTGGCACGAACATGGACTCACTTTCGGATGTGATCTCATTTGGTGTTGCCCCTGGAATGCTTTTGTTTTGCGCGTGCCAATCGTATTCTATACCATACCTTAATATACTAGTAGCACTCCTAATAGTTATATGTGGAATATTAAGACTCTCCAGGTTCAATGTACTTGCAGATTCAAGTGATGTTCCAGGTGGAGATAAATTCGTGGGACTACCCATACCTATCACTGCGTTGATCCTAGGATCATTCTACCTCTCAGGCATGTTTCGAATGGACCTTGCATTAATCATCATGGCAGTGATTGCGGTGTTAATGATAAGTACCATTGAGTATCCTAAATTTAGGGGTATGTTATTGATGGCCGGTGGCAGTGTATTAATCATTGGAACAATTTTGCCCCAGAACATTTCCTCAGCAATTGCTTATCTTCCCGCAAAGCTTTTATTCATCTTCACTATAATATATGTAATAATTGTGCCTCTTATGGAATTATACGGCAGGCTTCATAGAAGTGGTCCACATGTTAGATAA
- a CDS encoding ferredoxin family protein, producing the protein MITINENLCKGCNICTEFCPRKVYQASGILNKKGVQVPVPENEDKCTQCQLCAMMCPDQAIRVDEKVDEKDEN; encoded by the coding sequence ATGATAACAATTAATGAGAATCTGTGTAAAGGTTGCAACATCTGCACCGAGTTCTGTCCCCGTAAGGTTTACCAGGCATCTGGAATCCTTAACAAGAAGGGTGTGCAGGTTCCAGTACCTGAAAATGAGGACAAATGCACGCAATGTCAATTATGTGCTATGATGTGTCCTGATCAGGCAATAAGAGTAGATGAAAAAGTGGATGAGAAGGATGAAAACTGA